The proteins below come from a single Miscanthus floridulus cultivar M001 chromosome 1, ASM1932011v1, whole genome shotgun sequence genomic window:
- the LOC136485832 gene encoding uncharacterized protein isoform X1, with translation MQQRSCSCLMESDAVLEDAAAAAGEGVEEQQGEVEVVVPIGAQKHDPAWKHCIMVRSDGRLRLKCAYCGKHFLGGGIHRFKEHLARRPGNACCCPKVPRDVQDTMLRSLDAVAAKKMQRKLAAASAPPASVSTASGGNGSPIHMIPLNEVLDFEPMPLEEQRHPVPEGSMRGGSSGKKKRKQMTYPPALPLIPQTRPQHVPPTPQTNLLHGLQHVPPTPQTNPLHQVVMAVDAVAPAEHFEHAAPSEKEQVSVAVGRFLYDAGVPLEAVNSVYFQPMLEAIAAAGGRPEVLSYHDVRGHVLKRSLDDVMSRLEFFRGSWTRTGCSVLADEWITEKGRTLINFSVYCPEGTMFLKSVDATSIVTSSDALYELLKSIVEEVGEKKVVQVITNNSEIHAAAGKKLGETFPTLFWSPCTFQCVDGMLEDFSKVEAISEIISNAKAITGFVYNSAYALNLMKKYLHGKDLLVPAETRAAMNFVTLKNMYSLREALQAMVNSDEWIDLLPKKGGIEAINLVNSLEFWNSCAAVIHITEPLVHLLKLVSSNKRPSMGYVYAGLYKAKAAIKKELVSKNDYMVYWNIIDWRWDNQTPQPPHSAGFILNPLFFYGIRGDISNGIFSGMLDCIERLVSDVKIQDKIQRELHMYRSETAGDFRRQMAVRSRRTLPPAEWWYTYGGACPNLTRLAVRILSQTCSARGCDRTNIPFEQVHDERMNSFERQRMHDLTFVQYNLRLQQRQQHKVKAFDPLSVDYIDVVDDWVVDRCAMFSGPAEQPNWMEINQSANRITSREPTEDEFESFIEGVDDEMIQGAAQGFQEEDNDPACG, from the exons TCCTCGGCGGCGGCATCCACCGCTTCAAGGAGCACCTGGCCCGCCGCCCCGGGAACGCCTGCTGCTGCCCCAAGGTGCCCCGCGACGTGCAGGACACCATGCTCCGTAGCCTCGACGCCGTCGCCGCCAAGAAGATGCAGCGCAAGCTCGCCGCCGCCAGCGCACCGCCCGCCTCTGTCTCTACCGCTAGCGGGGGCAACGGCAGCCCCATCCACATGATCCCGCTCAACGAGGTGCTCGATTTCGAGCCCATGCCGCTCGAGGAGCAGAGGCATCCGGTTCCGGAGGGCAGCATGAGGGGGGGTAGCAGCGgtaagaagaagaggaagcagaTGACCTACCCCCCTGCTCTGCCACTTATACCCCAGACTCGGCCGCAGCATGTTCCGCCTACTCCTCAGACCAATCTTCTTCATGGGCTGCAGCATGTTCCGCCTACTCCTCAGACCAATCCTCTTCATCAGGTTGTGATGGCAGTGGACGCAGTGGCACCGGCAGAGCATTTCGAACATGCTGCCCCCTCGGAGAAGGAGCAGGTTTCCGTGGCAGTTGGGAGGTTCTTGTATGACGCTGGTGTGCCATTGGAAGCAGTGAACTCAGTCTACTTCCAGCCGATGCTTGAGGCCATTGCGGCGGCAGGAGGGAGGCCTGAGGTGCTCTCTTACCATGACGTTCGCGGTCACGTTCTTAAGAGGTCACTCGACGATGTGATGTCTCGCTTGGAGTTCTTCAGGGGTTCATGGACCAGGACGGGCTGCTCGGTGTTGGCTGATGAGTGGATCACTGAAAAAGGCAGAACCTTGATAAACTTCTCCGTGTATTGCCCGGAAGGTACTATGTTCCTCAAGTCTGTGGATGCAACCAGCATTGTCACATCTTCAGATGCACTGTACGAGTTACTGAAAAGTATTGTTGAGGAAGTTGGCGAGAAAAAAGTCGTCCAAGTGATCACAAACAATTCTGAGATCCACGCAGCTGCAGGAAAAAAGCTAGGCGAAACATTTCCCACATTGTTCTGGTCTCCATGCACTTTCCAGTGTGTTGATGGCATGCTCGAAGATTTCAGCAAGGTGGAGGCAATCAGTGAGATAATAAGCAATGCAAAGGCCATCACGGGATTTGTCTACAACAGCGCATATGCGTTGAATCTGATGAAGAAGTATCTGCATGGGAAGGATCTGCTAGTTCCTGCAGAGACTCGTGCGGCTATGAACTTTGTGACATTGAAGAACATGTACAGTTTGAGGGAGGCTTTGCAAGCTATGGTCAACTCAGATGAATGGATAGACTTGCTGCCAAAGAAAGGAGGGATTGAAGCAATCAATCTTGTTAATAGTTTGGAGTTTTGGAACTCTTGTGCTGCCGTCATTCACATCACCGAGCCACTTGTGCACCTTCTTAAGCTAGTCAGTAGCAACAAGAGGCCTTCTATGGGGTACGTATATGCTGGATTGTACAAGGCCAAAGCGGCAATCAAGAAAGAGCTGGTGAGTAAGAACGACTACATGGTTTACTGGAATATTATCGACTGGAGATGGGACAACCAGACACCACAGCCACCTCATTCAGCTGGCTTCATCCTGAACCCTCTATTTTTTTATGGAATTCGAGGTGACATATCAAACGGAATCTTCTCAGGAATGCTAGACTGCATAGAAAGGCTGGTATCTGATGTGAAAATCCAAGATAAAATACAGCGAGAACTCCACATGTACCGGAGTGAAACAGCAGGGGATTTTCGTAGGCAGATGGCTGTCAGATCTAGACGAACTTTACCTCCTG CTGAATGGTGGTATACATATGGAGGAGCTTGCCCAAATTTAACACGTCTAGCGGTCCGTATTCTCAGTCAAACCTGCAGCGCTAGAGGATGTGACCGGACGAACATTCCTTTTGAACAAGTTCATGACGAAAGAATGAATAGTTTTGAGCGTCAGCGAATGCATGATCTCACTTTTGTACAATACAACCTACGGCTGCAGCAAAG ACAACAACACAAGGTGAAAGCATTTGATCCTCTCTCAGTGGACTACATAGACGTAGTTGATGACTGGGTTGTGGATAGATGTGCAATGTTCTCTGGCCCAGCTGAGCAGCCAAACTGGATGGAGATTAATCAATCAGCCAACCGAATCACATCAAGGGAACCAACTGAAGATGAATTTGAATCCTTCATTGAAG GAGTTGATGACGAAATGATCCAAGGTGCTGCGCAGGGCTTCCAGGAAGAAGACAATGATCCTGCTTGTGGCTGA
- the LOC136485832 gene encoding uncharacterized protein isoform X2, producing MESDAVLEDAAAAAGEGVEEQQGEVEVVVPIGAQKHDPAWKHCIMVRSDGRLRLKCAYCGKHFLGGGIHRFKEHLARRPGNACCCPKVPRDVQDTMLRSLDAVAAKKMQRKLAAASAPPASVSTASGGNGSPIHMIPLNEVLDFEPMPLEEQRHPVPEGSMRGGSSGKKKRKQMTYPPALPLIPQTRPQHVPPTPQTNLLHGLQHVPPTPQTNPLHQVVMAVDAVAPAEHFEHAAPSEKEQVSVAVGRFLYDAGVPLEAVNSVYFQPMLEAIAAAGGRPEVLSYHDVRGHVLKRSLDDVMSRLEFFRGSWTRTGCSVLADEWITEKGRTLINFSVYCPEGTMFLKSVDATSIVTSSDALYELLKSIVEEVGEKKVVQVITNNSEIHAAAGKKLGETFPTLFWSPCTFQCVDGMLEDFSKVEAISEIISNAKAITGFVYNSAYALNLMKKYLHGKDLLVPAETRAAMNFVTLKNMYSLREALQAMVNSDEWIDLLPKKGGIEAINLVNSLEFWNSCAAVIHITEPLVHLLKLVSSNKRPSMGYVYAGLYKAKAAIKKELVSKNDYMVYWNIIDWRWDNQTPQPPHSAGFILNPLFFYGIRGDISNGIFSGMLDCIERLVSDVKIQDKIQRELHMYRSETAGDFRRQMAVRSRRTLPPAEWWYTYGGACPNLTRLAVRILSQTCSARGCDRTNIPFEQVHDERMNSFERQRMHDLTFVQYNLRLQQRQQHKVKAFDPLSVDYIDVVDDWVVDRCAMFSGPAEQPNWMEINQSANRITSREPTEDEFESFIEGVDDEMIQGAAQGFQEEDNDPACG from the exons TCCTCGGCGGCGGCATCCACCGCTTCAAGGAGCACCTGGCCCGCCGCCCCGGGAACGCCTGCTGCTGCCCCAAGGTGCCCCGCGACGTGCAGGACACCATGCTCCGTAGCCTCGACGCCGTCGCCGCCAAGAAGATGCAGCGCAAGCTCGCCGCCGCCAGCGCACCGCCCGCCTCTGTCTCTACCGCTAGCGGGGGCAACGGCAGCCCCATCCACATGATCCCGCTCAACGAGGTGCTCGATTTCGAGCCCATGCCGCTCGAGGAGCAGAGGCATCCGGTTCCGGAGGGCAGCATGAGGGGGGGTAGCAGCGgtaagaagaagaggaagcagaTGACCTACCCCCCTGCTCTGCCACTTATACCCCAGACTCGGCCGCAGCATGTTCCGCCTACTCCTCAGACCAATCTTCTTCATGGGCTGCAGCATGTTCCGCCTACTCCTCAGACCAATCCTCTTCATCAGGTTGTGATGGCAGTGGACGCAGTGGCACCGGCAGAGCATTTCGAACATGCTGCCCCCTCGGAGAAGGAGCAGGTTTCCGTGGCAGTTGGGAGGTTCTTGTATGACGCTGGTGTGCCATTGGAAGCAGTGAACTCAGTCTACTTCCAGCCGATGCTTGAGGCCATTGCGGCGGCAGGAGGGAGGCCTGAGGTGCTCTCTTACCATGACGTTCGCGGTCACGTTCTTAAGAGGTCACTCGACGATGTGATGTCTCGCTTGGAGTTCTTCAGGGGTTCATGGACCAGGACGGGCTGCTCGGTGTTGGCTGATGAGTGGATCACTGAAAAAGGCAGAACCTTGATAAACTTCTCCGTGTATTGCCCGGAAGGTACTATGTTCCTCAAGTCTGTGGATGCAACCAGCATTGTCACATCTTCAGATGCACTGTACGAGTTACTGAAAAGTATTGTTGAGGAAGTTGGCGAGAAAAAAGTCGTCCAAGTGATCACAAACAATTCTGAGATCCACGCAGCTGCAGGAAAAAAGCTAGGCGAAACATTTCCCACATTGTTCTGGTCTCCATGCACTTTCCAGTGTGTTGATGGCATGCTCGAAGATTTCAGCAAGGTGGAGGCAATCAGTGAGATAATAAGCAATGCAAAGGCCATCACGGGATTTGTCTACAACAGCGCATATGCGTTGAATCTGATGAAGAAGTATCTGCATGGGAAGGATCTGCTAGTTCCTGCAGAGACTCGTGCGGCTATGAACTTTGTGACATTGAAGAACATGTACAGTTTGAGGGAGGCTTTGCAAGCTATGGTCAACTCAGATGAATGGATAGACTTGCTGCCAAAGAAAGGAGGGATTGAAGCAATCAATCTTGTTAATAGTTTGGAGTTTTGGAACTCTTGTGCTGCCGTCATTCACATCACCGAGCCACTTGTGCACCTTCTTAAGCTAGTCAGTAGCAACAAGAGGCCTTCTATGGGGTACGTATATGCTGGATTGTACAAGGCCAAAGCGGCAATCAAGAAAGAGCTGGTGAGTAAGAACGACTACATGGTTTACTGGAATATTATCGACTGGAGATGGGACAACCAGACACCACAGCCACCTCATTCAGCTGGCTTCATCCTGAACCCTCTATTTTTTTATGGAATTCGAGGTGACATATCAAACGGAATCTTCTCAGGAATGCTAGACTGCATAGAAAGGCTGGTATCTGATGTGAAAATCCAAGATAAAATACAGCGAGAACTCCACATGTACCGGAGTGAAACAGCAGGGGATTTTCGTAGGCAGATGGCTGTCAGATCTAGACGAACTTTACCTCCTG CTGAATGGTGGTATACATATGGAGGAGCTTGCCCAAATTTAACACGTCTAGCGGTCCGTATTCTCAGTCAAACCTGCAGCGCTAGAGGATGTGACCGGACGAACATTCCTTTTGAACAAGTTCATGACGAAAGAATGAATAGTTTTGAGCGTCAGCGAATGCATGATCTCACTTTTGTACAATACAACCTACGGCTGCAGCAAAG ACAACAACACAAGGTGAAAGCATTTGATCCTCTCTCAGTGGACTACATAGACGTAGTTGATGACTGGGTTGTGGATAGATGTGCAATGTTCTCTGGCCCAGCTGAGCAGCCAAACTGGATGGAGATTAATCAATCAGCCAACCGAATCACATCAAGGGAACCAACTGAAGATGAATTTGAATCCTTCATTGAAG GAGTTGATGACGAAATGATCCAAGGTGCTGCGCAGGGCTTCCAGGAAGAAGACAATGATCCTGCTTGTGGCTGA